Proteins encoded within one genomic window of Cytophagales bacterium:
- a CDS encoding SRPBCC domain-containing protein, with amino-acid sequence MEALIIKEEILINGTTQEVWDALINPEKTKRYMFNCEAVSNWKVGSRLLWNANINGNPTTFVSGVVRDFEPENKLVFTTFDPNSSIKDIPENHIPVTYTLRDKAGKTFLTVMQGDFSRVAQGRKRYESTIAGGGWASVLADLKKVVEQ; translated from the coding sequence ATGGAAGCTCTGATCATCAAAGAAGAAATCCTGATCAATGGTACTACACAGGAAGTTTGGGACGCCCTGATCAATCCTGAGAAAACCAAACGATACATGTTCAATTGCGAAGCTGTCTCAAACTGGAAAGTAGGCAGTCGGTTGTTATGGAATGCCAACATCAATGGAAACCCCACAACTTTTGTGAGTGGCGTGGTGCGTGATTTTGAGCCTGAAAACAAATTGGTGTTCACCACTTTTGATCCAAATTCTTCAATTAAGGACATTCCGGAAAATCACATCCCAGTTACCTATACGTTAAGAGATAAAGCCGGTAAAACTTTCCTTACCGTCATGCAAGGGGATTTTTCCAGAGTAGCACAGGGTAGGAAAAGGTACGAAAGCACTATTGCCGGTGGGGGTTGGGCGAGTGTTTTGGCTGACTTAAAGAAGGTAGTAGAGCAATGA